The Prevotella sp. E9-3 genome has a window encoding:
- a CDS encoding FtsX-like permease family protein — protein MRFPFFIARRYLFSKKSTNAINVISGISVVGVAVATMALVVTLSVFNGFSDLVATLFTAFDPQLEITPTEGKTAPADDPILTEIRQLPQIAVATECVEDLALVTYHDRQAMVTIKGVEDNFDQLTHIREILYGDGTFELHAADLQYGIVGIRLAEQLGMGYRFEDPLQVYVPRREGQVDITDPEDGFEHDELFSPGVLFSVMQAKYDKNYILTSVGFARRIFDQQGMISSLALRLKPGSDFEGVKSEIKRIAGDRYQVRDRYEQQDDTFRIMKIEKFIAYIFLTFILVVACFNIIGSLSMLIIDKRDDVVTLRNLGASDHQITQIFLFEGRMISAMGAVIGILIGLLLCWIQQTFGVIALGSSAGSFIVDAYPVSVHFTDVLLVFVTVLVVGFLSVWYPVRYFSKRLIE, from the coding sequence ATGCGTTTCCCTTTCTTCATCGCCCGCAGATACCTGTTTTCAAAGAAGTCAACGAATGCTATTAATGTGATTAGTGGCATCTCGGTGGTTGGTGTTGCCGTGGCCACCATGGCCTTGGTGGTGACACTCAGCGTGTTCAACGGTTTCAGCGATCTGGTAGCAACCCTCTTCACCGCTTTCGACCCTCAGTTGGAGATAACGCCCACTGAAGGCAAGACAGCACCAGCCGATGATCCTATACTCACCGAGATACGCCAGTTGCCACAGATTGCCGTGGCCACAGAGTGTGTAGAGGATTTGGCACTGGTCACCTATCACGACCGTCAGGCCATGGTGACCATCAAAGGCGTAGAGGACAATTTCGACCAACTCACGCATATCCGGGAAATTCTTTATGGCGACGGTACGTTTGAACTGCATGCCGCCGACCTCCAATACGGTATAGTAGGCATCCGTCTGGCCGAACAGCTGGGCATGGGCTACCGCTTTGAAGACCCACTTCAGGTGTATGTGCCCCGCCGTGAAGGACAAGTGGATATCACCGACCCGGAGGATGGTTTCGAACACGACGAGCTCTTCTCGCCCGGCGTACTGTTCTCGGTGATGCAAGCCAAATACGACAAGAACTATATCCTCACCTCGGTAGGCTTTGCCCGCCGCATCTTCGACCAGCAGGGCATGATCTCGTCATTAGCTTTGCGACTGAAGCCCGGCAGCGATTTTGAAGGGGTGAAGAGCGAGATAAAGCGTATTGCCGGCGACCGCTATCAGGTGCGCGACCGCTATGAACAGCAGGACGACACGTTCCGCATCATGAAAATCGAGAAATTCATTGCATACATATTCCTGACCTTTATTCTGGTGGTGGCCTGTTTCAACATTATCGGATCCCTGTCTATGCTTATCATCGACAAGCGCGATGATGTAGTGACCCTTCGCAATCTGGGTGCTTCCGACCATCAGATTACTCAGATTTTCCTTTTTGAAGGCCGTATGATTTCGGCCATGGGTGCCGTTATTGGCATCCTCATCGGCCTGTTGCTTTGCTGGATTCAGCAAACATTCGGGGTGATTGCCTTGGGTTCGAGTGCCGGTTCGTTTATTGTAGATGCCTATCCCGTGAGTGTACATTTCACGGATGTCCTTCTGGTGTTCGTCACCGTGCTGGTGGTAGGCTTCCTCTCGGTATGGTACCCAGTAAGGTATTTTTCAAAAAGATTAATAGAATAA
- a CDS encoding four helix bundle suffix domain-containing protein, with product MPNPNPEKPYQVLKRQKPWRDAYYYQKSEVIYQMTYVFCQRFLPPHGDRTVDQMVQAARSGKQNIIEGIEDGETSTEMHIKLLNVARSSLQELREDYRDYLLSRNLTIWTSGFERYEKMQTFCRQHNKFEDYQPFLPKWDEEEMANIALTLCCMTDTMLNHQLQKLEKEFVEMGGIKERMHAARTGYRQAQDQELAALRQEVPMLRKEVERLKALLRINNIEF from the coding sequence ATGCCAAACCCTAACCCCGAAAAACCATATCAAGTCCTCAAGCGACAGAAACCTTGGCGCGATGCTTACTACTACCAGAAATCAGAAGTGATATACCAGATGACATACGTGTTTTGCCAGCGATTTCTACCCCCTCACGGCGACCGAACTGTAGATCAGATGGTACAAGCCGCACGTTCGGGAAAACAAAATATTATTGAAGGAATTGAAGATGGCGAGACCTCTACTGAGATGCATATCAAACTGCTGAATGTTGCGCGCAGCTCATTACAAGAACTTCGTGAAGACTACCGTGACTATCTGCTTTCACGCAACCTGACAATCTGGACAAGCGGTTTTGAGAGATATGAGAAGATGCAGACCTTTTGCCGACAGCACAACAAGTTTGAGGATTATCAGCCCTTTCTCCCAAAATGGGATGAAGAGGAAATGGCAAATATTGCGTTGACCCTTTGTTGCATGACAGATACGATGCTGAATCATCAGTTACAGAAGTTAGAGAAGGAATTTGTTGAGATGGGTGGAATTAAAGAACGAATGCATGCCGCCCGCACCGGATACCGCCAGGCCCAAGACCAAGAACTGGCCGCCCTCCGACAGGAAGTACCAATGCTTCGAAAAGAAGTAGAACGCCTAAAAGCCCTATTAAGAATAAACAATATAGAGTTTTAG
- a CDS encoding site-specific tyrosine recombinase: MTTENLKLRSDFLRYLKLQRGANANTIDAYEHDVDKLLNFLEQEGRPVVETQLEDLQTFAAQLHDIGIGPRSQCRILSGVRAFFKFMVIDGYFEQDPSELLENPVIGQHLPEYLTPEEVDRLKDSIDLSKPEGHRNRAIIEVLFSCGLRVSELVNLKWSQLFREERFLRILGKGSKERLVPISDLALHEIDNYLPWRNSLKIKPGEEDYLFLNRRGSHLTRTMVLIMLKQQAEEAGIQKTISPHTLRHSFATALLEGGADLRVIQAMLGHESIGTTEIYLHLSNQSLRQAVLEHHPRNIKDRESL, encoded by the coding sequence ATGACAACTGAGAATCTGAAACTAAGAAGCGATTTCTTGCGATATTTGAAGCTGCAACGCGGCGCAAATGCGAACACCATCGATGCTTACGAGCACGATGTTGACAAACTATTGAACTTTCTGGAACAGGAAGGGCGCCCCGTCGTGGAAACGCAACTCGAAGATCTTCAGACATTTGCAGCACAGTTGCACGATATTGGCATCGGACCACGTTCGCAGTGTCGCATCCTGAGTGGGGTGCGAGCATTCTTCAAATTTATGGTAATTGACGGATATTTTGAACAAGATCCGTCGGAATTGTTGGAAAATCCGGTCATTGGACAGCATCTTCCGGAGTATCTCACACCCGAGGAAGTGGACCGTTTGAAGGACTCGATAGACTTGTCAAAACCTGAAGGTCACCGCAACCGAGCCATCATCGAAGTGCTTTTTTCTTGTGGACTGCGTGTGTCGGAACTGGTGAACCTGAAGTGGTCGCAACTCTTTCGCGAAGAGCGTTTTCTGCGTATCTTGGGAAAGGGTTCGAAGGAGCGACTGGTGCCTATTTCTGATTTGGCCCTGCACGAAATAGATAATTATCTGCCTTGGCGCAACAGCTTGAAAATCAAACCGGGAGAAGAGGACTATCTATTTCTGAACCGTCGGGGTAGTCACCTTACACGCACCATGGTATTGATAATGCTGAAGCAGCAGGCCGAAGAGGCAGGCATCCAGAAAACCATCTCGCCCCATACGCTGCGCCATTCCTTCGCTACGGCTTTGTTGGAGGGCGGTGCCGACCTGCGTGTTATTCAGGCCATGCTGGGGCATGAGTCGATAGGTACCACCGAAATCTATCTGCACCTGTCTAACCAGTCATTGCGCCAAGCCGTGCTGGAGCATCATCCAAGGAATATAAAGGATAGAGAGTCTTTATAG